In the genome of Methanopyrus kandleri AV19, one region contains:
- a CDS encoding DUF4234 domain-containing protein, which yields MDPEIALQGLREHSTVYGEEDRIVPVWFAFFPQVLTFLGWLTIVMAKTFPGHATFLVLLGLLEALIGYPLAVYLMYLMIKRRNEHVTRSLGFLRYLVELLAGVGYDVDILRSELEEMRLHTERRNPVIYALLTLVPPIGWLVALYIYHFLNRDLHEHSVRERDFLESVARLLDMNPHEPPFELETFYVVPRRSTFLYFVLTLLTAGIFALYWWYTVVQDPNRHFRAHRRLERDLIESIEQAFSD from the coding sequence GTGGACCCAGAGATAGCGCTCCAGGGTCTCCGAGAGCACAGCACGGTCTACGGCGAAGAGGACAGGATAGTGCCGGTGTGGTTCGCGTTTTTCCCGCAGGTACTCACGTTCCTTGGATGGCTCACGATCGTCATGGCCAAGACGTTCCCGGGTCACGCGACGTTCCTGGTCCTCTTAGGCCTCCTCGAGGCGCTCATCGGGTACCCGCTGGCCGTGTACCTGATGTACCTCATGATCAAGCGTCGGAACGAGCACGTGACGAGGTCCCTGGGGTTCCTACGATACCTCGTGGAGCTCCTCGCCGGCGTGGGGTACGACGTTGACATCCTGAGATCCGAGCTCGAGGAGATGCGTCTCCACACCGAGCGTCGGAACCCCGTGATCTACGCCCTCCTCACCCTCGTCCCGCCCATAGGGTGGCTCGTAGCCCTCTACATCTACCACTTCCTGAACAGGGACCTCCACGAACACTCCGTCCGCGAGCGGGATTTCCTCGAGAGTGTCGCCCGCCTACTCGACATGAACCCCCACGAGCCACCGTTCGAGCTCGAGACGTTCTACGTCGTACCCCGCCGCAGTACCTTCCTGTACTTCGTGCTCACCTTATTGACGGCCGGCATCTTCGCCCTCTACTGGTGGTACACCGTCGTTCAGGACCCCAACCGCCATTTCCGTGCTCACCGCCGTCTCGAGCGCGACCTGATCGAAAGCATCGAGCAGGCCTTCTCCGACTAA
- a CDS encoding TIGR00269 family protein produces MRCTRCGERNAEYERPYAGDAVCGRCLVELVRDRVFREIRRWRWFRPGQRIVVALSGGKDSSLALRLVTEYVEPLPEVEVIALTVDEGISGFRDACLRAAERVADELDVEHEVVSFEEEYGFALEEVVEDVDVSACTLCGVLRRRLLNRRARELGADVVVTGHNLDDEAQAALMNFVKADLAQLARLHPEVRPEDDLIVPRVKPLRGVPEREVRWVAEELGLPFHADPCPYARFSVRSFFREILDEMEERLPDVKFGLVRALDRAGPVLAEAFLEEGLGRCERCGEPAAGKLCKACELLERLG; encoded by the coding sequence TTGCGTTGTACGCGCTGCGGCGAACGGAACGCCGAGTACGAGCGTCCGTACGCGGGTGACGCGGTTTGCGGGCGGTGTTTGGTCGAACTGGTTCGGGATAGGGTGTTCCGCGAGATCAGACGGTGGAGGTGGTTCCGACCGGGACAGCGGATCGTGGTGGCCCTTTCGGGGGGTAAAGATAGCTCCCTGGCCCTACGGCTCGTTACGGAGTACGTGGAACCGCTGCCGGAGGTCGAGGTGATCGCGTTAACGGTGGACGAGGGGATCTCCGGGTTTCGGGACGCGTGTCTGCGGGCGGCGGAGCGGGTCGCGGACGAGCTCGACGTGGAGCACGAGGTCGTCTCGTTCGAGGAGGAGTACGGGTTCGCGCTGGAGGAGGTCGTGGAAGACGTGGACGTATCCGCGTGCACGTTGTGTGGTGTCCTGCGACGACGGTTGCTGAACAGGCGGGCGCGGGAGCTGGGAGCGGATGTCGTGGTAACGGGCCACAACCTGGACGACGAGGCGCAAGCCGCCCTGATGAACTTCGTGAAGGCCGACCTGGCGCAGCTGGCGCGGCTACACCCGGAGGTGAGGCCGGAGGACGACCTGATCGTGCCCAGGGTGAAGCCGCTACGGGGGGTACCGGAGCGTGAGGTGCGATGGGTGGCGGAAGAGCTCGGTCTGCCGTTCCACGCGGACCCGTGCCCGTACGCGCGCTTCTCGGTGCGGTCGTTCTTCAGGGAGATACTCGATGAAATGGAGGAGCGGCTGCCGGACGTGAAGTTCGGGTTGGTGCGGGCGTTGGACAGGGCGGGTCCGGTGCTGGCGGAGGCGTTTCTGGAGGAGGGACTCGGGCGTTGCGAGCGGTGTGGCGAGCCGGCGGCTGGGAAGCTCTGTAAGGCGTGTGAACTGCTGGAGCGGTTGGGTTAG